From the Marinomonas sp. THO17 genome, one window contains:
- the katG gene encoding catalase/peroxidase HPI, protein MPGQPKSNQFWWPDQLDLSSLRDHDSRSNPLGDNFSYVEAFKKLDVDAVKRDINAMLTQSQDWWPADFGNYGPLFIRTAWHSAGTYRTLDGRGGGDGGQQRFDPLNSWPDNGNLDKARRLLWPIKQKYGEHLSWADLLILSGTISLENMGFQTYGFAFGRTDDWEPDFVYWGPEVEMLASDRRQQGGQLQRPLGATHMGLIYVNPEGPMGKPDLLGSAKNIRLTFGRMAMNDEETVALIAGGHTFGKMHGARKPADCVGPEPGAADVEEQGLGWHNRCGKGHSEDTTTSGLEGAWTQAPTRWTTLYLSNLLNLEWQQTRSPAGAIQWIPTDEAMHSSVPDAHIEGKRNPPVMTTADLALKADPQYRAIAERFFANPEEYRLAFAKAWHKLTHRDMGPRARYLSDTSPVDPLIWQDPLPAIEYPLIDRQDVQALKKTILDTDLTIPQLVRTAWASAASFRASDKRGGANGARIALAPQKNWTVNNPAELSKVIAQLSEIQMAFNANSRAKVSLADMIVLGGAAAIEAAAEQAGVNVDVPFTPGRADALQSQTDVASFALLEPAADAFRNYFNEEKSYRSPAEMLVDRADQLALTIPEMTVLLGGLRVLNANVGEASHGVFTDTPGTLSNDFFVNLLDMSTRWQKSSTEGIYEGLDRVSGEPKYTATSIDLLFGSNSELRAVAEVYAYDNAQPRFVEDFVAAWVKVMQLDRFDLRHDI, encoded by the coding sequence ATGCCTGGACAACCGAAAAGCAATCAGTTTTGGTGGCCTGACCAACTGGATTTATCCTCCCTACGTGATCATGACAGTCGATCAAACCCGCTTGGCGACAATTTCAGCTATGTTGAAGCCTTTAAAAAGCTGGATGTCGATGCAGTAAAACGTGATATCAATGCCATGCTGACTCAATCACAAGATTGGTGGCCAGCAGACTTTGGTAATTATGGTCCCCTCTTTATTCGAACGGCTTGGCACAGCGCTGGCACCTACCGCACACTGGATGGTCGTGGCGGTGGCGATGGAGGACAACAGCGCTTTGATCCACTCAATAGCTGGCCAGACAATGGTAATCTTGATAAAGCCAGACGTCTTTTGTGGCCAATCAAACAAAAATACGGTGAACATCTGTCTTGGGCGGATTTATTGATTTTATCCGGCACCATATCTCTGGAAAATATGGGCTTTCAAACATATGGCTTTGCCTTTGGTCGCACCGATGATTGGGAACCTGATTTTGTGTATTGGGGACCAGAAGTTGAAATGTTAGCCAGTGATCGTCGTCAACAAGGCGGCCAGCTGCAACGTCCTCTCGGTGCAACGCATATGGGCTTGATTTACGTAAACCCTGAAGGTCCGATGGGCAAACCGGATCTGTTAGGGTCTGCTAAGAATATCCGCCTAACCTTTGGCCGGATGGCCATGAACGATGAAGAAACGGTTGCTCTTATTGCCGGTGGACACACCTTCGGCAAAATGCACGGTGCTCGCAAACCCGCAGATTGCGTTGGCCCAGAACCCGGTGCTGCTGATGTCGAGGAACAGGGATTAGGATGGCATAATCGTTGCGGCAAGGGCCATTCTGAAGATACCACGACGAGTGGATTAGAAGGGGCTTGGACACAAGCACCAACCCGCTGGACAACACTCTATTTGAGTAACCTACTTAATCTAGAGTGGCAACAAACACGTAGCCCAGCGGGTGCTATCCAATGGATTCCTACCGATGAAGCGATGCATTCCAGTGTCCCTGATGCGCACATCGAAGGAAAACGCAACCCGCCCGTTATGACAACAGCGGATTTGGCACTTAAAGCAGATCCACAATATCGTGCCATTGCGGAACGCTTTTTCGCCAACCCCGAAGAGTATCGCCTTGCTTTCGCAAAGGCTTGGCATAAGTTGACCCATAGAGATATGGGGCCTCGCGCTCGATACTTGTCGGATACCTCGCCTGTTGACCCCTTAATTTGGCAAGACCCCTTGCCAGCTATTGAGTATCCTTTGATTGATCGTCAAGATGTGCAGGCACTGAAAAAAACCATCCTCGACACCGACCTGACCATACCGCAATTGGTGCGAACCGCTTGGGCTTCTGCTGCTAGTTTTAGAGCCAGTGATAAACGCGGCGGGGCAAATGGAGCGCGTATTGCCCTCGCTCCGCAAAAAAATTGGACGGTAAATAATCCAGCAGAATTGTCGAAGGTGATTGCTCAGCTAAGTGAAATCCAAATGGCATTTAATGCGAATAGTCGTGCCAAAGTCTCTTTGGCAGACATGATAGTACTGGGTGGCGCAGCCGCCATTGAAGCCGCCGCTGAACAGGCGGGGGTCAATGTCGATGTACCTTTCACACCGGGTCGAGCAGATGCCCTTCAGTCTCAAACCGATGTGGCTTCCTTTGCTTTATTAGAACCTGCGGCGGATGCATTTCGTAATTACTTCAATGAAGAGAAAAGCTACCGATCCCCTGCCGAAATGCTGGTTGATCGTGCTGATCAGTTAGCCTTAACCATTCCTGAAATGACGGTACTTCTTGGTGGCTTACGTGTTCTTAACGCCAACGTTGGAGAGGCCTCTCATGGCGTATTTACCGACACTCCTGGCACCTTAAGTAATGACTTTTTTGTCAATCTACTGGATATGTCGACCCGTTGGCAGAAATCCAGTACGGAGGGTATTTACGAAGGCCTAGATAGGGTCAGTGGGGAGCCTAAATATACGGCCACCTCAATCGATTTGCTGTTCGGTTCAAATTCAGAACTAAGAGCTGTTGCTGAGGTTTACGCTTATGACAATGCGCAACCAAGATTCGTCGAGGATTTTGTTGCTGCATGGGTGAAAGTGATGCAGTTGGATCGCTTTGATTTACGTCACGATATATAA
- a CDS encoding HDOD domain-containing protein, producing MDFPAVLDDLMMAQQPILKRNKEIFGYELLFRGMDAQQAQFADGKVATSQVLVNLCIGITNLESQLRKPFFVNMTSELILSDAFFPIDHNTVYIEILESQKLTPEFYHAVEKWRAAGYRFALDDYQFEADYEALLPWVSIVKIDVLKTPPCQYSEQIAALKRKGLLLLAEKVEDHTMFEQCKKLGFDLFQGYFLQRPAIIKGRIIDSATHSAIALVNALQDKDISIEKVSLLIEKNPKLSYQLLRILNSPICGIGKKVMSIKEAVIFLGLVKLKRWALLITLTSSSNQPNALFKILLTRAKCCQLLAEKIDNRLSESAFMVGLMSGMDAVFQVEKQVILEQTALEEEVLSAILDQSGDLGQFLHWTISCEQQAWHNINSLTPNQLASLNRAFLEAILWSDEVMQPIS from the coding sequence ATGGATTTTCCCGCGGTATTAGATGACCTAATGATGGCTCAACAACCAATTCTCAAACGCAATAAAGAGATATTTGGTTATGAGCTATTGTTCCGTGGAATGGATGCCCAACAAGCGCAGTTTGCGGATGGAAAAGTAGCTACCAGCCAAGTTTTAGTGAACCTTTGCATCGGTATCACAAACCTTGAATCCCAGTTACGTAAACCCTTCTTCGTGAATATGACAAGCGAATTGATACTGTCTGACGCCTTTTTTCCAATTGATCACAATACGGTTTACATTGAAATTTTGGAAAGCCAGAAGTTAACACCTGAATTTTATCATGCGGTAGAAAAATGGCGCGCTGCAGGTTATCGATTTGCTTTAGACGATTATCAATTTGAAGCAGATTATGAAGCCTTACTGCCTTGGGTTTCCATTGTAAAAATTGATGTTTTGAAAACCCCTCCTTGCCAATATAGCGAGCAAATCGCTGCTTTAAAACGCAAAGGCTTACTTTTATTGGCAGAGAAAGTAGAAGATCACACCATGTTTGAGCAATGTAAGAAACTTGGCTTTGACTTATTCCAAGGCTATTTTCTTCAACGCCCTGCCATCATTAAGGGTCGTATTATCGATTCGGCGACACACAGTGCGATAGCGCTGGTCAATGCCTTGCAAGACAAAGACATCAGCATAGAAAAAGTGTCCCTACTTATTGAAAAAAATCCTAAGTTGTCATACCAACTACTACGAATTTTAAACAGTCCGATATGTGGTATTGGCAAAAAAGTCATGTCAATTAAAGAAGCCGTGATTTTCCTTGGCCTAGTAAAATTAAAACGCTGGGCATTGCTCATTACGTTAACCTCCTCTTCGAATCAACCAAACGCTCTGTTCAAGATACTGCTGACTCGCGCGAAATGTTGCCAACTACTGGCGGAAAAAATAGATAACAGACTGTCTGAATCAGCATTCATGGTAGGTTTAATGTCTGGAATGGACGCTGTCTTTCAAGTTGAGAAACAGGTGATTTTGGAGCAGACGGCTCTCGAAGAAGAAGTTCTGTCAGCAATCCTAGATCAATCTGGCGACTTGGGACAATTTCTTCATTGGACAATAAGCTGCGAGCAACAAGCGTGGCATAACATCAATAGCTTAACACCTAATCAACTCGCGTCTTTAAATCGTGCATTTTTAGAAGCCATCTTGTGGTCGGATGAAGTTATGCAACCAATTTCTTAA
- a CDS encoding type II toxin-antitoxin system ParD family antitoxin: MNVNLSPVFEDYIKQQLDTGMYNNASEIIREALRIKMQQDEVYQARLIALRAAANAGLESGEPEPFDVNVILEEAKGRIDLDA, translated from the coding sequence ATGAATGTTAACTTAAGTCCGGTTTTTGAGGATTATATCAAGCAGCAACTTGATACTGGCATGTATAACAATGCCAGTGAAATTATTCGCGAAGCCTTGCGCATCAAAATGCAGCAAGATGAAGTGTATCAGGCCAGGCTTATTGCCTTACGCGCTGCCGCTAATGCCGGTTTAGAAAGCGGTGAGCCAGAGCCATTTGATGTGAATGTCATTCTTGAAGAAGCCAAAGGGCGCATTGACCTAGATGCTTAA
- a CDS encoding type II toxin-antitoxin system RelE/ParE family toxin, whose protein sequence is MLDIWQYTYETWGTSQADSYIKDMATSFDMLAESPLLGRDTHLLLIWCK, encoded by the coding sequence ATGCTCGATATCTGGCAATATACCTACGAGACATGGGGTACTTCCCAAGCGGATAGTTATATCAAAGACATGGCCACATCATTTGACATGCTGGCAGAATCACCACTATTAGGCCGTGATACACATTTATTATTAATTTGGTGCAAATAA
- a CDS encoding PepSY domain-containing protein, producing the protein MFGKRSFYMSVWRWHFFAGLYVVPFLIMLAITGLIMLYAPFLERTQNSDLYYVEQVSDQAMSYEAQYNLVQEAYPDATLLRFYLPADSEEATRFQVSTGEGKIQVFVDPYKGKVLGDLSINDSLYTWADDTHGTFMVGVTGDRLIEVAASFTILLIITGVFLWWPDSSKSKLKAAVKVSKKGGRTFWRDLHSVTGLWVAIVLLFFCISGLAWAGIWGGKLVQAWSTFPMEKRASNLSSTLTHNDLNLKGVKQIPWGLEQAPLPESEAQGPISITLDDVVSEAKSMGFTQFQVHFPKNELGVYTATASTMGKDIKNAWDDRTVHFDRYSGAVLADVGFMDYNWFAKSMAVGIALHMGQFGVWNLIACTLFCLAVILLCISGVVMWWKRRPSNRLTLSAPKMPKDLVRWKHAVWLVLPISLMFPLATVAIIAVILVDNLVGLVAPRVRNFWAS; encoded by the coding sequence ATGTTTGGCAAACGATCTTTTTATATGTCAGTTTGGCGCTGGCACTTTTTTGCTGGTTTGTATGTTGTTCCTTTTTTAATCATGCTGGCGATCACTGGTCTTATCATGCTCTACGCACCTTTTTTGGAGCGCACACAAAATTCCGATCTTTACTATGTTGAGCAAGTGTCTGATCAGGCCATGTCTTATGAAGCACAATACAACTTGGTACAAGAGGCTTACCCAGACGCGACACTATTGCGTTTTTATCTTCCCGCCGATAGTGAAGAGGCGACACGCTTTCAAGTCAGTACTGGCGAAGGCAAGATTCAAGTCTTTGTTGATCCTTATAAGGGGAAAGTGTTAGGCGATCTGAGTATTAACGACTCTTTGTATACTTGGGCAGACGATACTCACGGTACTTTTATGGTAGGCGTAACAGGTGATCGTTTAATCGAAGTAGCAGCGAGTTTTACCATTTTATTGATCATCACTGGGGTCTTTTTGTGGTGGCCTGATAGTAGTAAATCTAAGCTCAAAGCCGCTGTTAAGGTAAGTAAAAAAGGGGGGCGTACTTTTTGGCGAGATTTACACAGCGTAACGGGGCTATGGGTTGCTATTGTATTGCTTTTCTTCTGTATTTCGGGTCTTGCATGGGCTGGGATTTGGGGAGGAAAGTTGGTTCAGGCGTGGAGTACCTTTCCAATGGAGAAACGTGCTTCGAATCTATCCTCAACCCTGACTCACAATGACCTAAACCTAAAAGGTGTGAAGCAAATTCCTTGGGGACTGGAGCAAGCACCATTGCCAGAATCTGAAGCTCAGGGACCAATTAGCATTACATTGGATGATGTGGTTAGTGAGGCGAAATCTATGGGCTTCACCCAGTTTCAGGTTCACTTCCCGAAAAATGAACTGGGTGTTTATACCGCGACAGCGAGCACTATGGGTAAAGATATAAAGAATGCATGGGACGATAGAACGGTTCATTTTGATCGTTATTCTGGTGCCGTCTTGGCGGATGTAGGCTTTATGGATTACAACTGGTTTGCAAAGTCCATGGCAGTGGGGATTGCATTGCATATGGGGCAATTTGGTGTGTGGAATTTAATTGCTTGTACTTTATTTTGCCTAGCTGTGATCTTGTTGTGTATATCGGGTGTGGTTATGTGGTGGAAGCGTCGCCCTAGTAATCGCCTGACCTTGTCAGCACCTAAGATGCCAAAAGATTTAGTGCGCTGGAAGCATGCGGTTTGGTTAGTATTACCTATTTCTTTAATGTTTCCCTTGGCAACCGTGGCCATTATTGCGGTTATCTTGGTTGATAACTTAGTGGGTTTAGTTGCACCTAGGGTACGTAACTTCTGGGCTAGCTAG
- a CDS encoding MFS transporter encodes MSNVKQAKFGREGTLIALGSSLTIMGSVMVAPILPKMAQEFAPTTPDIGNLLPLIVVAPALAIVLFAPLAGWLSDKFGRKLMLVIATIFYAILGVLPAFQNDLQEIVLTRFIFGCAEAAIMTCCTALIADYWQGNDRLKIVNFQVIAVGVIGALFYVMGGVLGEESWRTPFYLYLLPLLLVPLFIKMLWDPTHFVEPQLLDQSAKVAKGSVISCYLMVFFGMVLAFVVTIQVPSILANHLGVTSTTKIALATGGSMLTSLVGSLIWPLVRRLLGVTGCNAALMTLIAFGLYLLVIANSYEDVLVALVFHGVGIGLLLPNLMASVMSALPDAVRGRGIGGFTACLYLGQFSSPFIVGFLSTGSSLQEAILTLVYAAVAVAIVWVIYRVFVSVDTPQYQVAT; translated from the coding sequence ATGTCAAATGTAAAACAGGCTAAGTTTGGGCGCGAAGGAACCTTGATAGCGTTAGGCAGTAGTTTAACCATAATGGGGTCGGTTATGGTGGCGCCTATTCTGCCTAAAATGGCTCAAGAGTTTGCACCTACTACGCCTGATATAGGTAATTTATTACCACTTATCGTCGTTGCTCCAGCATTAGCCATTGTATTATTTGCTCCTTTGGCGGGTTGGTTGTCTGATAAATTTGGTCGTAAGTTGATGTTAGTCATCGCGACTATTTTCTATGCGATTTTAGGAGTGTTACCTGCTTTTCAAAATGATCTTCAAGAGATTGTTTTGACTCGTTTCATCTTTGGTTGTGCTGAAGCGGCCATTATGACTTGTTGTACTGCTCTTATTGCGGACTATTGGCAAGGGAATGATCGGCTCAAAATAGTGAACTTCCAAGTGATTGCCGTAGGGGTTATCGGGGCCTTGTTCTACGTAATGGGTGGCGTTTTGGGTGAAGAATCTTGGCGAACACCATTTTATTTATATCTTCTGCCCCTTTTATTGGTGCCTTTGTTTATAAAAATGTTGTGGGATCCCACTCACTTTGTTGAACCCCAGTTGCTTGATCAGAGTGCTAAAGTAGCGAAAGGCTCAGTCATTTCATGTTATTTGATGGTTTTCTTTGGCATGGTTTTGGCCTTTGTCGTGACCATTCAGGTGCCTTCCATTCTCGCGAATCACCTAGGTGTTACCTCAACAACTAAGATAGCCTTAGCAACGGGTGGATCCATGCTTACGTCATTAGTAGGTTCTTTGATTTGGCCTTTGGTAAGACGTTTATTGGGTGTAACTGGCTGTAACGCTGCACTTATGACCTTGATTGCTTTTGGTTTATACCTCTTGGTTATTGCAAACAGCTACGAAGATGTATTGGTTGCTCTGGTTTTTCATGGTGTGGGTATTGGTTTGTTATTGCCGAATCTAATGGCCAGTGTCATGTCTGCATTGCCAGATGCGGTGCGTGGTAGGGGCATTGGTGGTTTTACTGCATGCTTGTATTTAGGACAGTTTTCGAGCCCATTTATTGTCGGTTTTTTATCCACAGGAAGTAGTTTACAAGAGGCCATTTTGACTTTGGTTTACGCTGCTGTCGCTGTGGCAATCGTTTGGGTGATTTATCGAGTGTTTGTCTCAGTAGATACGCCCCAATATCAAGTTGCCACTTAA
- the recC gene encoding exodeoxyribonuclease V subunit gamma, with amino-acid sequence MFRLYTGNRLEDLAVLLAKILAVSPPQNPFDDEHILVQNPGMAQWLKMQLAQSQSIAAGLAFPLPSTFVWQTFKQALSDIPQQSEFNKPFLVWRLMRILDSRLQDDEFAPLQWYLSEDDSQIRRFQLCSSIADIYDQYLVYRPDWIAAWEANKVEDAKLASLFAEQAWQAILWRDLVADISEQGESLYHRGNLIDALQDACTTKARPSGVPERIFIFGVSSLPPNTLESLRVLAESGWLEVHLFLQNPCRFYWGDVVDKHYLGREIKRQNLKPGLTLEALHLDANPLLASWGRLGRDYIAQLQDIADDQIEVFEDYLDGDASHSTRLLHWVQQDVLNLDNHGGHQETERNLTNSRYRHGIADQDESVRVQVCHSPLREVEVLHDQLLDMFECYPELTPKDVIVMLPDVNAYSPFVKAVFGQAQGNKHIPFALIDQAGGVENPIVDAYLYLLGLGESRFTLSELISVLEVPAVMQRFDLTTQELERIRQWSVEVGIRWGLDEHTAEQHNLPKQQAHTWLNGMRRILLGYAMGHDQIWQDTLSYGDVEGLEAAIAGKLAEFLDAIHHAQASLQQAMTPAQWLHTLYALRDTFFALEEEDSFQTLLANQLDALMSEWQHAHFDQALEQMVIRQLLAPRLQESQGGQGFLAGRVNFCTLMPMRSVPFKVICVLGLNEGEYPRSVAPMGFDLMVGEYRSGDRSRREDDKYLFLEALMSAREVFYMSYVGRSIQDNSEKNPSILLSELLEYLAQSCVFESHQDLSPEEAQQAFLQQLKVEHPLQPFNPAYYDESWGKAVKKRGLYSFNPDWLPALQVEVENQASSITALPAFEQTSGELPLEELVRFVSHPARYFTQRRLKGYLNLQAEQELEDEPFSLEGLSAYQLKDELLQAMLKGEEERFLARLALSGVVPYGAFGQLSLQQSQQQCHQLYQFLQGYALEALAPVEVNLDLAGVKVQAWLDLHNATTRLSYRIGDMTANQKMRCWIEHLALCAQGTPKQHHLINLLKTGKVLQHEFTILPPEAARTYLADLLNLLHTGLCEPLVMPAKSADAWCKSYCAEKSQEDEEQAWQQAVKVYQEASNAFTSSEVEDAYWQRYYPDIRAHQTAFVAFCEQIWLPMTRHLEPIQ; translated from the coding sequence ATGTTTCGGCTTTACACTGGCAATCGACTGGAAGATTTAGCAGTATTGCTGGCAAAAATTCTTGCGGTTTCGCCACCGCAAAATCCTTTTGATGACGAACATATTCTGGTGCAAAACCCAGGTATGGCGCAGTGGCTGAAAATGCAATTGGCCCAGTCCCAATCGATTGCGGCGGGCTTGGCGTTTCCTCTACCTTCCACTTTTGTTTGGCAGACTTTTAAACAGGCCTTGTCTGATATTCCACAGCAAAGTGAATTTAATAAACCCTTCTTAGTCTGGCGTTTGATGCGCATTTTGGATTCGCGTTTGCAAGATGATGAATTTGCGCCACTGCAATGGTATCTGAGTGAAGACGACAGCCAGATTCGACGCTTCCAATTGTGCTCTAGCATTGCCGATATTTACGACCAATATTTGGTTTATCGCCCCGATTGGATTGCGGCTTGGGAAGCCAACAAGGTGGAGGATGCAAAGTTAGCAAGCTTGTTTGCGGAGCAAGCCTGGCAAGCCATTTTGTGGCGTGATTTGGTGGCCGACATCAGTGAGCAGGGCGAGTCCTTGTACCACAGGGGGAATTTGATTGACGCTTTGCAAGACGCTTGTACCACCAAGGCTAGACCCAGCGGCGTGCCGGAACGCATTTTTATTTTCGGTGTGTCCTCTTTGCCTCCTAATACATTGGAATCCTTACGAGTATTAGCCGAATCCGGTTGGCTTGAGGTGCATCTCTTCTTACAAAACCCCTGTCGTTTTTATTGGGGCGATGTAGTGGATAAGCATTATCTGGGGCGCGAGATTAAGCGGCAAAATCTTAAACCTGGTTTGACGCTTGAAGCACTGCATTTGGATGCCAACCCATTACTTGCCAGTTGGGGGCGCTTGGGGCGAGATTACATTGCCCAGTTACAAGACATTGCTGACGACCAAATAGAAGTGTTTGAAGATTATCTTGACGGTGACGCCAGCCATTCAACTCGCTTGCTGCACTGGGTTCAGCAAGATGTACTGAATCTGGACAATCATGGCGGGCACCAAGAAACCGAACGGAACCTAACCAACAGCCGCTATCGTCATGGTATTGCTGATCAGGATGAAAGCGTCCGCGTGCAAGTGTGTCATAGTCCATTGCGAGAAGTGGAGGTCTTACACGATCAGTTGTTGGACATGTTTGAGTGTTATCCTGAGCTGACACCGAAAGACGTGATTGTCATGTTGCCCGATGTGAATGCCTACAGTCCCTTTGTCAAAGCCGTGTTTGGTCAAGCGCAGGGCAATAAACACATTCCCTTTGCCTTAATTGACCAAGCGGGAGGGGTGGAAAATCCCATTGTCGATGCCTATTTGTATCTGCTGGGCTTGGGAGAAAGCCGATTTACTTTATCTGAACTGATTAGTGTGTTGGAAGTGCCTGCGGTCATGCAGCGATTTGATTTGACGACACAAGAATTGGAGCGCATTCGTCAATGGTCGGTAGAAGTCGGCATTCGCTGGGGCTTGGATGAACACACCGCCGAGCAACACAATTTGCCCAAACAGCAGGCGCACACTTGGCTCAATGGTATGCGTCGAATCTTGCTAGGTTATGCCATGGGGCACGATCAGATCTGGCAAGATACCTTGAGTTATGGGGATGTTGAAGGTTTAGAAGCCGCGATTGCCGGTAAATTGGCGGAGTTTTTAGACGCCATTCATCATGCCCAAGCGTCGTTACAACAGGCCATGACACCAGCACAATGGCTGCACACCTTGTATGCACTGCGCGACACTTTTTTTGCCCTAGAAGAAGAGGACAGTTTCCAAACTTTGTTAGCAAATCAGTTGGATGCCTTGATGTCGGAGTGGCAACATGCGCATTTTGATCAAGCGTTAGAGCAAATGGTGATTCGCCAATTATTGGCGCCGCGTTTGCAGGAGTCACAAGGTGGGCAAGGCTTTCTGGCCGGGCGAGTCAATTTCTGTACCCTGATGCCAATGCGCTCTGTGCCCTTTAAAGTCATCTGTGTATTGGGACTCAACGAAGGGGAATACCCTCGCAGTGTTGCGCCAATGGGCTTTGATCTCATGGTGGGAGAGTATCGCAGTGGCGATCGTAGTCGACGAGAAGACGACAAATACCTTTTCCTCGAAGCCTTGATGTCGGCGCGAGAGGTGTTTTACATGAGCTATGTAGGACGCAGTATTCAGGATAATAGCGAGAAAAATCCGTCTATCTTGCTTAGTGAATTACTGGAATACTTGGCGCAAAGTTGTGTTTTTGAATCTCATCAAGACTTGTCCCCAGAAGAGGCGCAGCAGGCATTTTTACAGCAGTTGAAGGTCGAACATCCGTTGCAGCCTTTTAATCCAGCTTATTATGATGAATCTTGGGGCAAGGCGGTTAAGAAGAGAGGGTTATACAGTTTTAACCCAGACTGGTTGCCGGCTTTACAGGTAGAAGTAGAGAATCAAGCCTCTTCCATTACGGCTTTGCCAGCCTTTGAACAGACAAGTGGAGAGTTGCCATTAGAAGAGTTAGTGCGCTTTGTCAGTCACCCAGCACGATATTTCACTCAGCGCCGTTTGAAGGGATATCTTAATTTACAAGCAGAACAAGAGTTGGAAGACGAGCCTTTTAGTTTGGAGGGGTTATCCGCTTATCAGCTTAAAGACGAGCTTTTACAAGCCATGCTAAAGGGCGAGGAAGAGCGCTTCTTGGCGCGTCTTGCTTTGTCTGGTGTGGTGCCTTACGGCGCCTTTGGGCAACTTTCTTTGCAACAGAGTCAGCAACAATGTCATCAGCTTTATCAATTTTTACAAGGCTATGCTTTAGAAGCATTGGCACCAGTGGAAGTCAATCTGGATTTAGCAGGAGTGAAGGTGCAAGCTTGGTTGGATTTACACAATGCTACCACGCGTTTGTCCTATCGCATTGGTGATATGACGGCGAATCAGAAAATGCGTTGTTGGATCGAGCATTTGGCCCTGTGCGCGCAAGGTACGCCTAAGCAGCATCATCTGATTAACCTGTTAAAGACAGGTAAAGTATTACAACACGAGTTCACTATTTTACCGCCAGAAGCGGCTCGAACCTATCTCGCAGACTTGTTAAATTTGCTGCACACGGGCTTGTGTGAGCCTTTGGTGATGCCAGCGAAAAGTGCCGATGCTTGGTGTAAAAGTTATTGCGCTGAGAAAAGCCAAGAAGATGAAGAGCAAGCGTGGCAACAAGCCGTTAAAGTGTATCAAGAAGCCAGCAATGCCTTTACTAGCAGTGAAGTGGAGGACGCATATTGGCAGCGCTATTATCCAGATATAAGGGCTCATCAAACGGCTTTCGTGGCCTTTTGTGAGCAAATATGGTTGCCCATGACACGCCATTTGGAGCCCATTCAATGA